In the Topomyia yanbarensis strain Yona2022 chromosome 3, ASM3024719v1, whole genome shotgun sequence genome, one interval contains:
- the LOC131692815 gene encoding uncharacterized protein LOC131692815 isoform X1, with protein sequence MMSLSFKLENKSDFVTKTDKMLHLTAAKLRLNSIGYNNTKEIINAWAGCYSLRRYEIISGNFKLDDYSVLRNFNGVNELIFRDFRTINKNFNDLQSKLPTFLKKFKSVFNDYRSLVEEDKLLTDEIIVTFRETVDINDRSVFLAFYALPLILRQNFVYKGAKRTKLPLLMCRQSYITILATEATLSEKLAERRKFAIEYKTTIQPFIFAVGAINTSIESFFVAYDDILFKCQSAVEAIDLHFKIHEAFHLEYAAECEMVLKFIQIYFYGIHYDGQRDSSSVAALITDLDRL encoded by the exons ATGATGTCACTGTCGTTCAAACTTGAAAATAAAAGTGATTTCGTGACCAAGACGGACAAAATGCTACATCTGACAG CTGCCAAATTACGACTTAATAGTATTGGTTACAACAATACTAAAGAAATAATTAATGCTTGGGCTGGTTGTTACTCACTTCGTCGGTATGAAATTATTTCTGGTAATTTTAAACTAGACGATTACTCTGTACTTCGTAATTTTAACGGTGTAAACGAACTG atttttcgTGATTTTCGTACTATAAACAAAAACTTCAACGATCTTCAGTCAAAACTGcccacatttttgaaaaaatttaaatctgTGTTCAATGATTATCGATCGCTTGTGGAAGAAGACAAATTACTGACAGACGAAATAATCGTGACGTTTCGTGAAACAGTGGATATTAACG ATCGATCAGTATTTCTTGCTTTCTACGCGTTACCTTTAATTCTGCGTCAAAATTTCGTTTACAAGGGCGCGAAACGTACAAAACTGCCGCTGTTGATGTGTCGGCAGTCTTATATTACAATTTTGGCG aCTGAAGCAACGCTCTCAGAAAAACTGGCTGAAAGGAGAAAATTTGCGATTGAGTATAAAACCACAATCCAACCGTTCATTTTCGCCGTAGGTGCGATTAATACATCAATTGAATCGTTTTTTGTGGCCTATGATGATATACTTTTCAAATGTCAATCAGCAGTAGAAGCAATCGAtcttcattttaaaattcatgaGGCTTTTCATCTGGAGTACGCAGCGGAATGTGAAATGGTGCTCAaattcattcaaatttatttttatggtaTACACTATGATGGGCAGAGAGATAGTTCATCCGTTGCAGCTTTGATAACCGATTTAGATCGATTGTAA